In Bacillus sp. DX3.1, the following proteins share a genomic window:
- a CDS encoding glycerophosphodiester phosphodiesterase family protein: protein MNRIRKFYKSKLVLFFIIVILFMFLNNTSLFTPKRTGEPLLLAHRGVAQTFNLEGVTNDTCTAERIHPPDHPFLENTIPSMEAAVKSGADVIEFDVHITKDNQFAVFHDWTLDCRTNGKGVTRDYTLSELKKLDVGYGYTADRGKTYPFRGKGIGLMPSMEEVLSHFPNQQFLIHVKSNDSEEGKRLAEHLSKMSETRLNQITVYGGDEPIESLHKQLPQLRVMSKATMKSCLLPYIATGWTGYVPKSCQRTELHIPEKIAPWLWGWPNKFLNRMDQHDVRTILVGGSGEFSGGFDSVGDLKRLPSNYTGGIWTNRIDKIAPVYEKK from the coding sequence ATGAATAGGATTCGTAAGTTTTATAAGAGTAAACTCGTACTGTTTTTTATTATTGTCATTCTTTTTATGTTTTTGAACAACACTTCTTTATTTACACCGAAACGTACAGGGGAACCATTGCTTCTAGCGCACCGAGGGGTGGCCCAAACCTTTAACCTAGAAGGTGTTACGAATGATACTTGCACAGCAGAACGGATTCATCCACCGGATCATCCATTTTTAGAGAATACCATTCCCTCTATGGAAGCTGCTGTTAAATCCGGCGCTGATGTAATTGAATTTGATGTTCATATCACAAAAGATAATCAATTTGCCGTATTTCATGATTGGACATTGGATTGTAGAACAAATGGCAAAGGTGTTACAAGAGACTATACACTAAGCGAATTAAAGAAACTCGACGTTGGTTATGGTTATACTGCAGACCGAGGGAAAACATACCCGTTTCGCGGGAAAGGTATTGGCTTGATGCCTTCTATGGAAGAAGTGCTTTCTCATTTTCCAAATCAACAATTTTTAATTCATGTAAAAAGTAATGATTCAGAAGAAGGAAAAAGATTAGCCGAACATTTATCAAAGATGTCTGAAACTCGTTTGAATCAGATTACTGTATATGGCGGCGATGAGCCAATTGAGTCATTGCATAAACAATTGCCACAATTGAGGGTGATGTCCAAAGCAACAATGAAAAGTTGTTTACTTCCGTATATTGCTACTGGATGGACAGGTTATGTACCAAAGTCTTGTCAAAGAACAGAATTACATATACCAGAGAAGATTGCACCGTGGCTATGGGGCTGGCCAAATAAGTTTTTAAACCGAATGGATCAACATGATGTTAGAACGATTCTTGTTGGTGGAAGTGGAGAATTCTCAGGTGGATTTGATTCGGTAGGAGACTTAAAACGTTTACCGTCAAATTATACTGGCGGTATTTGGACGAATCGAATTGATAAAATCGCACCTGTATACGAGAAAAAATGA
- a CDS encoding MBL fold metallo-hydrolase: protein MKISNGLAMLELKIQGFVLNPTLIWDEETAILIDAGMPGQLEQIRSVMNDVGVPFDRLQAVIVTHQDLDHIGSLSEIQTESNHPIEVYAHELDKPYIEGILHLIKTDPNQMSNEQWIALPKPMQFLYKKPPTAKVNQTLEDGQKLPFCGGIQVIFTPGHAPGHISLYIEKSKTLIAGDAMICVGGNLRGPVPQTTLDMETAIHSLKKFLELDIETVICYHGGICNVNVREQLENLVENCS, encoded by the coding sequence ATGAAGATTTCAAATGGACTAGCTATGCTGGAGTTAAAAATTCAAGGTTTCGTTTTAAACCCAACTCTTATATGGGATGAAGAAACGGCGATCTTAATTGACGCTGGTATGCCAGGACAATTGGAACAAATCCGCAGCGTTATGAATGATGTCGGAGTACCTTTTGATCGATTACAAGCAGTCATTGTAACGCACCAAGATTTAGATCATATCGGAAGTCTATCTGAAATACAAACAGAATCAAATCATCCAATTGAGGTGTACGCACATGAACTTGATAAACCTTACATTGAAGGTATATTACATCTCATAAAAACTGATCCCAATCAAATGAGTAATGAACAATGGATAGCACTTCCTAAGCCTATGCAATTTTTATATAAAAAACCTCCCACAGCGAAAGTAAATCAAACATTAGAAGATGGACAAAAGCTACCATTTTGCGGCGGGATTCAAGTTATTTTCACACCAGGACATGCACCAGGACACATTAGTTTGTATATCGAAAAAAGCAAAACACTAATCGCAGGTGATGCAATGATATGTGTAGGTGGAAATTTACGAGGACCTGTACCGCAAACAACTCTCGATATGGAAACAGCCATCCATTCACTAAAAAAGTTTTTAGAGCTTGATATTGAAACCGTTATTTGTTATCACGGCGGTATTTGTAACGTGAATGTGAGGGAACAGCTTGAGAACCTTGTAGAGAATTGTTCATAA
- a CDS encoding homoserine dehydrogenase, which translates to MEIKAVLSGYGTVGKEFVRLVHERGVYIKEEYGIDLVITGIIGRTERIYNENGLHIDELLMYGAGSHALVKYIESYPIDRGEDYLIGDVLIESTPTNIQNGQPGRRYIETAIQNHMDVVAISKGALVTAWKEIKEAAKLANVHIRYSGATAAALPTLDIGQFSLAGCQIEKMEGVLNGTTNYILTKMYEEDISFQQALQQSQRKGIAETNPLLDVSGMDSACKLLLLANSLFGAEYSLDQITVKGIESVTKYDIQTAKEKDKSLKLMAQAYKDISGNIQLEVSPCEIDKDHPLACVTGTEKGVTFQTDTMGSVTSIGGESNPRGAAAAALKDVINLYRKDM; encoded by the coding sequence ATGGAAATTAAAGCGGTATTATCTGGATATGGCACTGTTGGAAAAGAATTTGTGAGATTGGTACATGAGAGAGGGGTATACATAAAAGAAGAATACGGAATAGATCTCGTAATTACTGGGATTATAGGACGAACAGAAAGAATATATAACGAGAATGGTTTACATATAGATGAGTTACTCATGTATGGTGCGGGTTCACATGCATTAGTAAAATATATAGAAAGTTATCCAATTGATAGAGGAGAAGATTACCTAATTGGAGATGTATTAATAGAATCTACTCCTACAAACATTCAAAATGGACAACCTGGAAGACGATATATTGAAACAGCAATTCAAAATCACATGGACGTGGTGGCTATTTCTAAAGGGGCACTTGTAACTGCATGGAAGGAAATAAAAGAAGCTGCAAAATTAGCAAACGTTCACATTCGTTATAGCGGTGCAACAGCAGCGGCATTACCTACATTAGATATCGGTCAATTTAGTTTAGCAGGATGTCAGATTGAAAAAATGGAAGGTGTTTTAAATGGAACTACGAATTACATCCTTACAAAAATGTATGAAGAAGATATATCGTTCCAACAAGCATTGCAACAATCGCAGCGAAAAGGAATTGCTGAAACAAACCCTTTATTAGATGTAAGCGGAATGGATAGCGCTTGTAAACTATTATTGCTAGCGAATAGTTTGTTTGGTGCAGAGTATTCACTGGACCAAATAACTGTAAAAGGAATAGAGAGTGTTACAAAGTACGATATACAAACTGCAAAAGAAAAGGACAAATCACTAAAACTTATGGCGCAAGCATACAAAGACATTTCTGGAAATATACAATTAGAAGTAAGTCCATGTGAAATTGATAAGGACCATCCGCTTGCTTGCGTTACTGGAACAGAAAAAGGCGTAACTTTTCAAACGGATACGATGGGCAGTGTTACGTCAATTGGTGGGGAATCCAATCCAAGAGGAGCAGCGGCGGCAGCGTTAAAAGATGTGATTAATTTGTATCGAAAAGATATGTAA